A section of the Bacillus marinisedimentorum genome encodes:
- a CDS encoding AraC family transcriptional regulator has protein sequence MEELQRMMDSINFIEDRLDQEVSIEEVAASACSSKFHFQRMFQFITGVTVAEYIRRRRLTVAAQELSSTSIKVIDVALKYGYETPESFSKAFRKMHGMSPSQARESGRRLKAYPRLSFQIQIKGDQDMNYRIVEKEAFEVIGKGKRVRTANGENMKTIPAFWDEMNKNGTSVKLCKPDSEDVMYGICMEFDRDLEEFTYFIAGNKPDGTVPAEFEVKQIPASTWAVFDVRGAMPDAMQKVWGRIFSEWFPATGYAHAEAPELELYLPGNPADEDYRSEIWIPIIKK, from the coding sequence ATGGAAGAACTTCAGCGAATGATGGACAGCATTAATTTTATCGAAGACCGGCTCGACCAGGAGGTATCGATTGAGGAAGTTGCGGCTTCGGCCTGTTCGTCCAAGTTTCATTTCCAGCGGATGTTCCAGTTCATCACTGGTGTGACGGTGGCTGAATATATCCGTAGGAGGCGGCTTACAGTAGCGGCACAGGAACTGTCGTCGACTTCAATAAAAGTCATTGACGTGGCGTTGAAGTACGGATATGAGACACCGGAATCTTTTTCGAAAGCGTTTCGGAAGATGCACGGCATGAGCCCGTCCCAGGCACGGGAGTCTGGTAGGAGGCTGAAGGCCTATCCCCGCCTGTCCTTTCAAATCCAAATAAAGGGTGATCAAGATATGAATTACCGGATTGTTGAAAAAGAAGCGTTTGAGGTGATTGGGAAAGGAAAGCGGGTACGTACGGCAAACGGAGAAAATATGAAAACGATTCCTGCTTTCTGGGATGAAATGAACAAGAACGGCACGTCTGTGAAGCTTTGCAAGCCGGATAGTGAAGATGTGATGTACGGGATATGCATGGAGTTTGACCGGGATCTGGAAGAGTTCACGTATTTTATAGCAGGAAATAAACCCGACGGGACAGTGCCGGCGGAATTTGAGGTGAAGCAAATTCCCGCGTCCACCTGGGCGGTTTTTGATGTCAGGGGAGCAATGCCGGATGCTATGCAGAAAGTATGGGGCCGTATTTTTTCGGAATGGTTTCCAGCCACAGGGTATGCCCATGCGGAAGCTCCGGAACTGGAGTTATATTTGCCGGGCAACCCGGCGGATGAAGACTACCGCAGTGAAATATGGATTCCGATTATCAAAAAATAA
- a CDS encoding class I SAM-dependent rRNA methyltransferase, with product MRNEIRLNVQAKFVKKYQSGYPLLFKEAVSNISALKEEGSLFTLKDSSGSFVARGYYGKQNKGYGWVLSRKESEAIDQTFFDRRIKAAIDYRSSLYDDPDTTAFRVFNGEGDGIGGLTIDYFDGYFLVNWYSLGIYTFRAEVIEALKKSADYKGIYEKKRFDAKGQYIDDDDFVDGERAEFPLIVKENGAHFAVYLNEGAMVGVFLDQREARKAIRDKYAEGKRVLNTFSYTGAFSVFAALGGAAKTTSVDLANRSLPKTIEQFSLNGIDHEAQDIRVMDVFRYFNYAKKNNLKFDMVILDPPSFARSKKNTFSAAKDYKDLLKDAIAITEAGGIIAASTNAASFGMDKFKGFIDRAFKETGGKYKILEEFSLPEDFRTIKSFPEGDYLKVVFIRKAKP from the coding sequence ATGAGAAATGAGATACGATTGAACGTCCAGGCAAAGTTTGTAAAAAAATATCAAAGCGGTTATCCGCTGCTTTTCAAGGAGGCAGTTTCAAACATTTCGGCGCTCAAGGAAGAAGGATCGCTGTTTACTCTCAAAGACAGCAGCGGTTCATTTGTCGCACGGGGGTATTATGGGAAACAGAATAAAGGATACGGATGGGTGCTGAGCCGCAAAGAAAGCGAAGCAATCGACCAAACATTTTTTGATCGCAGAATAAAGGCAGCAATTGATTACAGATCCTCACTCTACGATGATCCGGATACAACCGCTTTCCGGGTGTTCAATGGCGAAGGAGATGGAATCGGGGGCCTTACGATCGATTATTTTGACGGATATTTTCTGGTCAATTGGTACAGTCTCGGCATTTATACGTTCAGGGCAGAAGTCATTGAAGCATTGAAAAAATCTGCGGACTATAAAGGGATATACGAGAAAAAGCGATTTGACGCAAAAGGGCAGTACATTGACGACGATGACTTTGTCGATGGCGAACGGGCAGAATTCCCGTTGATCGTGAAAGAAAACGGCGCCCATTTTGCCGTCTATTTAAATGAAGGCGCAATGGTCGGTGTGTTTCTTGACCAGCGCGAGGCCAGAAAGGCGATCCGCGATAAGTATGCAGAAGGCAAGAGGGTATTGAATACTTTTTCCTACACCGGCGCGTTTTCTGTTTTTGCGGCTCTTGGAGGCGCTGCGAAAACGACAAGCGTAGACCTGGCGAACCGCAGCCTGCCGAAAACGATCGAACAATTCAGCCTTAACGGGATCGACCATGAAGCACAGGATATCAGAGTGATGGACGTTTTCCGCTACTTCAACTATGCGAAGAAAAACAACCTCAAATTTGATATGGTCATCCTAGACCCGCCAAGCTTTGCCCGTTCGAAGAAGAATACATTCAGTGCCGCCAAAGACTATAAGGATCTGCTAAAAGATGCGATCGCCATTACAGAAGCAGGCGGCATCATCGCCGCTTCCACAAATGCTGCATCATTCGGCATGGACAAGTTCAAGGGATTCATTGACCGGGCATTCAAGGAAACAGGCGGGAAATACAAAATACTTGAGGAGTTTTCCCTTCCGGAAGACTTTCGTACGATCAAGTCATTTCCTGAAGGAGATTATTTGAAGGTTGTTTTCATTAGAAAAGCCAAACCTTAA
- the thpD gene encoding ectoine hydroxylase, translating to MAADKYPSRKGEHVEVFERKDPVIHNESPGVGPLGQQELNFYEQNGYIMFEKFFNDEEVARMKQELEQTMHENRSRNAEDVIKEPGSDDVRSVFEVHKNQNFFKELSQDDRLVKVAEQLLGSGVYIHQSRINAKPGFKGKEFYWHSDFETWHVEDGMPNMRALSCSIILTDNHEFNGPLMLIPGSHKWFVTCAGETPEDNFKSSLKKQEVGVPDEDSLKWLTEEAGNKIDTATGPAGSVIFFESNTMHGSSGNISPFPRSNVFFVYNSIENQLVSPFSGQKERPEFLANREGVEAIKPHEKVN from the coding sequence ATGGCAGCAGATAAATATCCTTCCAGGAAAGGTGAACATGTGGAGGTTTTTGAACGGAAAGATCCTGTAATTCATAACGAGTCCCCCGGAGTAGGTCCGCTTGGTCAACAGGAGCTGAACTTCTATGAACAAAATGGCTATATCATGTTCGAAAAGTTTTTCAACGATGAAGAAGTGGCCCGCATGAAGCAGGAATTGGAGCAGACAATGCATGAAAACCGGAGCCGGAATGCCGAAGATGTCATTAAGGAGCCGGGAAGCGATGATGTAAGGTCGGTGTTTGAAGTCCATAAAAACCAAAATTTCTTCAAGGAATTATCGCAGGATGACCGGCTCGTGAAAGTTGCGGAGCAGCTGCTTGGAAGCGGGGTATACATCCACCAATCGCGAATCAATGCCAAGCCGGGTTTCAAAGGGAAAGAGTTTTACTGGCATTCCGATTTTGAGACCTGGCACGTGGAAGACGGCATGCCGAATATGCGTGCGCTCAGCTGTTCAATCATCCTGACGGACAACCACGAATTCAATGGCCCGCTCATGCTTATTCCGGGCTCGCATAAGTGGTTCGTCACTTGTGCAGGTGAAACACCGGAGGATAACTTCAAATCGTCTTTGAAAAAGCAGGAAGTCGGTGTGCCGGATGAAGACAGCCTGAAATGGCTGACAGAAGAAGCCGGCAACAAAATCGATACGGCGACCGGCCCGGCAGGTTCCGTCATTTTCTTTGAGAGCAATACGATGCATGGTTCAAGCGGAAACATTTCGCCTTTTCCGCGGAGCAATGTTTTCTTTGTTTATAATTCCATCGAGAACCAGCTTGTTTCGCCATTCTCAGGCCAGAAGGAGCGCCCGGAATTCCTTGCCAACCGGGAAGGTGTTGAAGCGATAAAACCGCATGAAAAAGTGAATTGA
- a CDS encoding NADP-dependent oxidoreductase has translation MHMQQIQLARRPKGMPVSEDFRFVDVPVPEIDNGKVLVKTLYMSVDPYMRGRMVDAKSYIEPFQLDEVISGGIVGEVVESKSEKFRQGDIVTGMLGWQEYSAAHDREVRKVDPNLAPVTTALGILGLTGLTAYFGMLDIGKPKEGETVVVSGAAGAVGSVAGQIARIKGARVVGIAGTDEKTGYLLTELGFDAAINYKTTEYLHEALRDACPDGVDVYFDNVGGVISDAVMDMLNKHARIPVCGAISSYNAIGENLGPRVQSKLIKSSALMKGFIVGDYSNQFLDGALQLADWLKSGKLKYEETVIDGFENIPQAFIGLFEGKNLGKQLVKVADPEYTKL, from the coding sequence ATGCACATGCAGCAAATCCAGTTGGCAAGAAGACCAAAAGGAATGCCGGTTTCTGAGGATTTCCGTTTTGTTGATGTTCCCGTGCCGGAAATTGATAATGGCAAGGTTCTGGTGAAAACCCTCTATATGTCCGTTGACCCTTATATGCGCGGGCGTATGGTAGATGCAAAGTCTTATATCGAACCATTTCAACTTGATGAAGTGATCAGCGGCGGAATTGTCGGTGAAGTTGTGGAATCAAAATCCGAAAAATTCCGCCAGGGTGATATTGTGACCGGAATGCTTGGCTGGCAGGAATACTCGGCAGCTCATGACAGAGAAGTCCGAAAAGTGGACCCGAATCTGGCCCCTGTCACGACAGCACTGGGGATACTCGGCCTGACTGGCTTGACTGCCTACTTCGGAATGCTTGATATCGGCAAACCGAAAGAAGGCGAAACAGTTGTCGTATCAGGTGCAGCAGGGGCTGTGGGCTCAGTTGCCGGCCAGATCGCCCGCATCAAGGGAGCACGTGTGGTCGGTATTGCAGGAACGGATGAAAAAACGGGGTACTTGCTGACGGAACTCGGTTTTGATGCAGCAATTAACTACAAGACGACCGAATACCTCCATGAAGCGCTCAGGGATGCCTGCCCGGATGGCGTTGATGTCTACTTTGACAATGTCGGCGGCGTCATTTCCGATGCGGTGATGGATATGCTGAACAAGCATGCCCGCATACCGGTGTGCGGAGCCATTTCATCTTATAACGCTATAGGAGAAAATCTTGGTCCGCGGGTCCAGAGCAAACTGATTAAATCAAGCGCCCTGATGAAAGGGTTCATAGTCGGTGATTATTCCAATCAATTTCTTGACGGTGCCCTGCAGCTGGCCGATTGGCTGAAATCAGGAAAGTTAAAATATGAAGAAACGGTTATAGACGGATTTGAAAATATTCCGCAGGCCTTCATCGGGTTGTTTGAAGGAAAAAATCTTGGCAAGCAGCTCGTCAAAGTCGCAGATCCTGAATATACAAAGCTTTAA
- a CDS encoding GerAB/ArcD/ProY family transporter, whose translation MEPNRIHISPFQFTLLVFMFVTGSSILLTPLPLIKAAKQDAWIAAVAGVLMGLAVIALYIYIGKSYPGKTFFEFIDEIFGKFLGKVITGMYLFFVFLLSAQVLSNLGDFIVSQIMIETPKEYIHALFLVPVLYAAVLGLESYSRAAEALLPSLLLLIIIFMLVLLPDIDFSNLTPVNGEGALAIFEGSLAVLQFPYIEMFLLLALFPFVYSPEEAGKAFMIGGIAGGFILIINPLFITLVLGSAFAETVLYPSFILAKKVSIGDFLERVEVLLAAIWIITLFFKLIVCFHITVKGVNYLTGLKSSNLLIFPIGIIVWVTSIIVYPNFAYFQSVVASTLSYKLVFGLILPAVMGIITFVKKKQKNKQPAQGPIS comes from the coding sequence ATGGAACCGAATCGAATACATATTTCGCCCTTCCAGTTCACGCTGCTCGTCTTCATGTTTGTGACGGGCAGTTCCATTCTACTTACCCCGCTCCCGCTTATCAAGGCAGCCAAACAGGATGCATGGATTGCCGCTGTTGCCGGGGTATTGATGGGATTGGCTGTAATAGCTCTTTATATTTATATCGGAAAATCATATCCGGGCAAAACGTTTTTTGAATTTATTGATGAGATTTTCGGCAAATTTTTAGGGAAAGTGATTACAGGAATGTATCTGTTCTTTGTTTTCCTGCTATCAGCGCAGGTTTTGAGCAATCTGGGCGATTTCATCGTTTCACAAATTATGATTGAAACACCGAAAGAATATATTCATGCACTTTTCCTGGTACCGGTGCTCTATGCAGCCGTACTTGGGCTTGAATCCTATTCACGGGCGGCAGAAGCCCTTCTCCCCTCCCTGCTTCTATTAATTATCATCTTTATGTTGGTCCTGCTTCCCGATATTGATTTCAGCAATTTAACACCTGTCAATGGAGAAGGGGCCCTTGCGATTTTCGAAGGTTCATTGGCAGTATTGCAATTCCCCTATATCGAAATGTTCCTGCTGCTGGCCTTATTTCCTTTTGTTTATTCACCTGAAGAAGCAGGAAAAGCATTTATGATAGGAGGAATCGCCGGAGGATTCATCTTGATTATTAACCCTCTCTTTATCACGCTTGTACTCGGATCTGCCTTTGCAGAAACGGTACTGTACCCAAGTTTCATTCTCGCTAAAAAGGTTAGCATCGGGGATTTCCTGGAGCGTGTGGAGGTGTTGCTGGCGGCGATTTGGATCATAACATTATTCTTCAAGCTCATTGTTTGTTTCCATATTACAGTTAAAGGAGTTAATTATCTTACAGGGCTCAAAAGCAGCAATCTGCTTATTTTTCCCATAGGGATTATTGTGTGGGTCACGTCAATAATCGTTTATCCAAATTTCGCCTACTTCCAATCAGTGGTGGCTTCCACCCTTTCTTATAAATTGGTCTTCGGTCTCATCCTCCCGGCAGTAATGGGAATCATTACCTTCGTTAAAAAGAAACAAAAAAATAAGCAGCCCGCCCAAGGTCCGATATCATAA
- a CDS encoding M20/M25/M40 family metallo-hydrolase translates to MLNKKGFLLTAVFILVISLLASPALAKNYYKASKETPGTSAYEHVTYLAGEFGDRPAGTEDEKQTAAYIYNQFAELGYGPEYQEFNFEHDANLVDSQNVIAVKEGRSDKQIIIGAHYDTVDGVEGVDDNGSGVGVMLEVAENLKDLKTPYTIKFIGFGAEELGLVGSEHYVSQMSENEIDNTVAMINLDSLAAGDNMHVYGNDGEEGWVRDLALDIAKKRKLDVGTNPGLNEHYPAGTTGDWSDHAPFKEAGIPYAYLEATNWELGDLDGYTQTEKHGEIWHVPEKDNLEFIQAEFPGRIEERLSTFSQLLTELVQKINHGTVERNNG, encoded by the coding sequence ATGTTGAACAAGAAAGGATTTCTTCTTACTGCGGTATTTATTCTGGTTATTTCATTACTGGCTTCGCCCGCCCTGGCGAAAAACTATTACAAAGCATCAAAGGAGACGCCGGGAACTTCTGCTTACGAGCATGTTACATACCTTGCCGGTGAGTTTGGGGACCGTCCGGCGGGAACGGAAGATGAGAAACAGACCGCGGCTTACATTTACAACCAGTTTGCGGAACTTGGATATGGGCCCGAGTATCAAGAATTCAATTTTGAACATGATGCGAATCTGGTAGATTCCCAGAATGTGATTGCCGTGAAAGAAGGCAGGTCAGATAAACAGATCATTATCGGCGCTCATTACGATACAGTTGATGGGGTGGAGGGCGTTGATGATAATGGCTCTGGTGTCGGTGTCATGCTTGAAGTCGCCGAAAACTTAAAGGATTTGAAAACACCGTACACAATCAAGTTTATCGGCTTCGGTGCCGAAGAACTGGGATTGGTCGGTTCTGAGCATTATGTTTCACAGATGAGCGAAAATGAGATTGACAATACGGTCGCAATGATTAATCTGGACAGCCTGGCTGCCGGTGACAACATGCATGTATACGGGAATGACGGTGAAGAAGGCTGGGTCCGTGATCTTGCCTTGGATATCGCGAAAAAACGCAAGCTTGATGTCGGCACGAACCCGGGGCTGAATGAGCATTATCCGGCAGGCACGACGGGTGACTGGAGCGACCACGCACCGTTCAAGGAAGCGGGTATCCCTTATGCTTATTTGGAAGCGACCAACTGGGAACTGGGTGACCTGGATGGGTACACACAGACAGAAAAACACGGGGAAATCTGGCATGTGCCTGAAAAGGACAACCTGGAATTTATCCAGGCAGAATTCCCGGGCCGGATTGAAGAACGGCTGAGCACATTCTCCCAATTGCTGACAGAACTTGTCCAGAAAATCAACCATGGAACTGTTGAACGGAATAACGGATAA
- a CDS encoding GntR family transcriptional regulator, producing the protein MFELDVRSRKPIYEQLVDKVKELIIHQVLKPDEKLPSVRALSGELTINPNTIQKAYRELERQGYIYSVKGRGNFVSPMEIMPNQEKLEELKTEIAKLVDEAVYLGLKREDLLELYHEASLKGTEGGLTGD; encoded by the coding sequence ATGTTTGAACTGGATGTCCGAAGCCGGAAACCGATTTATGAGCAGCTCGTCGATAAAGTGAAAGAGCTGATCATTCACCAGGTGCTGAAGCCGGATGAAAAGCTGCCGTCGGTCCGGGCGCTTTCCGGGGAGCTGACGATAAACCCCAATACGATTCAAAAGGCCTATCGGGAACTGGAGCGCCAGGGCTACATCTATTCGGTCAAGGGCCGGGGGAACTTTGTATCTCCGATGGAAATCATGCCGAATCAGGAAAAACTTGAGGAACTAAAAACAGAGATTGCAAAGCTTGTAGACGAAGCCGTCTATCTCGGCTTAAAACGGGAGGATTTGCTGGAGCTCTATCATGAAGCATCGCTGAAGGGAACTGAGGGGGGACTGACTGGTGATTGA
- a CDS encoding ABC transporter ATP-binding protein, whose product MIDLKNVTKTFEEEEAVGELNLSVKKGSIYGLLGSNGAGKTTLLKLIAGIYKQESGSITIGGKPVYENSALKERMVFIPDALYFLPQSNVAQMADFYRHFYPNWNEDRFNRLKHVFNIEPDRKIHRLSKGMQRQVAFWLAFSCMPDVLILDEPIDGLDPVMRQKIKNLLFQDVAEREMTIIISSHNLREIEDICDHIGIMHKGRLLIEKDLDDLKADTHKIQLVIDTEKQEQAIMSGLNVMHKEKRGSVLVLIVRGHADEVENIIHPVKPVVFDLLPLTLEEIFIYEMGDIGYEIENVLL is encoded by the coding sequence GTGATTGACCTGAAAAATGTAACGAAAACGTTTGAAGAAGAGGAAGCTGTTGGCGAGTTGAATCTTTCTGTCAAAAAAGGCTCCATCTACGGGCTGCTGGGTTCGAACGGTGCCGGGAAAACGACCCTGCTGAAATTGATCGCCGGTATATACAAACAGGAAAGCGGTTCGATTACAATCGGCGGGAAACCGGTGTATGAGAATAGCGCGTTGAAGGAGCGCATGGTTTTTATTCCTGACGCGCTTTACTTTTTGCCGCAATCGAATGTTGCCCAAATGGCTGACTTTTACCGGCATTTTTACCCGAATTGGAATGAGGATCGGTTCAACCGGCTCAAGCACGTATTCAACATCGAACCTGACCGGAAGATTCATCGCCTTTCCAAAGGGATGCAGCGCCAGGTTGCCTTCTGGCTTGCGTTTTCCTGCATGCCTGATGTTCTCATCCTTGACGAACCGATCGACGGACTGGACCCGGTGATGCGGCAAAAGATAAAAAACCTGCTGTTTCAAGATGTCGCCGAACGGGAGATGACAATCATCATTTCGTCCCACAACCTCAGGGAAATCGAGGATATTTGCGATCATATCGGCATCATGCATAAAGGCCGTCTCCTCATTGAAAAAGATCTTGATGACCTGAAGGCGGATACGCATAAAATCCAGCTTGTCATTGATACAGAAAAACAGGAACAGGCGATCATGAGCGGCTTGAATGTTATGCATAAAGAGAAACGGGGCAGTGTGCTCGTTTTAATTGTCCGCGGACATGCAGACGAGGTGGAAAACATAATCCATCCTGTCAAACCGGTTGTATTCGACCTTCTGCCGCTGACACTTGAAGAAATTTTTATTTATGAAATGGGGGATATCGGCTATGAAATCGAAAATGTCCTTCTTTAA
- the proC gene encoding pyrroline-5-carboxylate reductase has protein sequence MDKEIGFVGCGKMAQAMIAGMINDGIVASDNITASSRTHKKLAEVKEKLGIRTTVDNLDVARTADYLFLAVPPIDYGLVIKEIKDTVKESVILITVAAGVTLQDVEKSFAGGVKVVRSMPNTPSLIGAGMSAVCANEHVTEKELEEVLGLFRSFGEAAVVAESQMDAVPAVSGSSPAYVYMMIEAMADGGVKQGLARDQAYRLAAQAVMGAAQMVLETGKHPGELKDQVCSPGGATIAAVAELEQRQFRGAVLAAMDACTKRVKELGAD, from the coding sequence ATGGACAAGGAAATCGGCTTCGTAGGCTGTGGGAAAATGGCACAGGCGATGATCGCAGGAATGATAAATGATGGAATTGTTGCTTCGGATAACATTACGGCAAGCTCAAGGACACATAAAAAGCTTGCAGAAGTAAAAGAAAAACTTGGAATCAGGACGACAGTTGATAACCTGGATGTCGCCCGTACAGCGGACTATTTATTCCTGGCGGTGCCTCCTATCGATTACGGATTGGTCATCAAGGAAATTAAAGATACGGTAAAGGAATCAGTCATTTTGATAACGGTGGCTGCGGGTGTCACGCTGCAGGATGTGGAAAAATCCTTTGCAGGCGGTGTGAAAGTGGTGCGTTCGATGCCAAATACCCCATCCCTCATCGGAGCAGGAATGAGTGCGGTATGTGCAAATGAACACGTAACGGAAAAAGAACTGGAGGAAGTGCTCGGGCTTTTCAGAAGCTTTGGTGAAGCGGCGGTTGTTGCTGAAAGCCAGATGGATGCCGTCCCGGCGGTCAGCGGTTCATCACCAGCCTATGTATATATGATGATCGAAGCGATGGCAGACGGCGGTGTAAAGCAAGGGCTGGCCCGCGATCAGGCATACCGTCTTGCTGCTCAGGCGGTGATGGGTGCCGCACAGATGGTTCTTGAAACAGGTAAGCATCCGGGTGAATTGAAGGATCAGGTTTGTTCACCCGGCGGTGCAACGATTGCGGCTGTTGCCGAGCTTGAGCAGCGTCAATTCCGAGGGGCGGTGCTGGCAGCGATGGATGCATGTACGAAACGGGTAAAGGAACTTGGCGCGGACTGA
- a CDS encoding class I SAM-dependent methyltransferase, translating into MTFYEMLTEAYDVIFPLNPKQIEFIASHISPPARVVDVGAGTGIAAVELAAMGFEVTALEPEAGFAEQIKDKAAKQQAAVEVIQDDMRRLKENVTGRFDSIICIGNTLAHLRDRGQIKQMLADFHSLLKESGVLIIQVVNYDHVLQYEQYELPAINRPGHNVSFQRTYDVGENEIHFHGKLTAGGTTAENDLTLFPLTKEILHSGFEDAGFTSIRYAGAFDGRPHTPDAPALIAVARKEKVRR; encoded by the coding sequence ATGACCTTTTATGAAATGCTAACCGAAGCCTATGATGTCATATTTCCGCTTAATCCGAAGCAAATCGAATTTATCGCTTCCCATATTTCCCCTCCCGCCCGTGTAGTTGATGTCGGGGCAGGAACAGGGATCGCTGCTGTCGAACTGGCAGCGATGGGTTTCGAAGTGACGGCACTCGAGCCTGAAGCTGGCTTTGCCGAACAGATAAAGGACAAAGCAGCCAAACAGCAGGCTGCAGTAGAGGTCATCCAGGACGATATGCGCCGGCTAAAAGAAAATGTCACGGGCCGCTTTGATTCCATTATCTGTATTGGCAACACGCTCGCCCACTTGCGGGACAGAGGCCAAATAAAACAAATGCTGGCTGATTTCCACTCCCTTTTAAAAGAATCGGGCGTGCTGATTATCCAGGTGGTCAACTATGATCACGTTCTTCAATATGAACAGTATGAACTGCCAGCGATCAACCGCCCGGGGCATAACGTTTCTTTTCAAAGGACGTACGATGTCGGTGAAAACGAAATCCATTTCCATGGAAAACTTACAGCCGGCGGAACAACTGCTGAAAATGACCTGACCCTTTTCCCGCTTACTAAAGAGATTCTTCATAGCGGTTTTGAGGATGCCGGCTTCACCTCAATCCGCTATGCCGGGGCATTTGACGGCAGGCCGCATACACCTGATGCCCCGGCATTGATTGCTGTTGCAAGAAAGGAAAAAG
- a CDS encoding Ger(x)C family spore germination protein has translation MTRYRKIILIILAAAVFLTGCWNRRELNELAIGVAIGIDKQDEGYKFTAQIINPGKVAGKEAGGDSRTNVQTFIGEGKTLFDAWRNLTREAPRKMYFTHVQVVVIGEELAREGITRPLDPMLRDHEFRQDYYLLITSENQRAETAMNILTSLEEVPALKITGMLEASSKNNGVGTIYTLDEVVGDLVSDGKELALSGILVEGDPEEGETLSSLEQSNLSSKLLINELGIFKEDRLIGWLEAEDSKAYNYTQGNVKSTSEQIKCNDEGKGIISIEVLENNTKIKTEIKDNVPEAVINVDIKGNVANVECEKDLTDNKELEKLEKQFEKHTKKIIEHLIEIVQTKKKTDIIGIGEAVHKYNPKYWKKNKQKWEEIYPETKITVNVNASIQHIGATGKPPASGGGQ, from the coding sequence ATGACCCGATATCGAAAAATAATTCTGATCATTTTGGCAGCTGCCGTCTTCCTGACCGGATGCTGGAATCGACGGGAATTGAATGAACTGGCTATTGGTGTGGCCATTGGAATCGATAAACAAGATGAAGGGTACAAGTTTACCGCGCAAATCATTAACCCGGGCAAAGTTGCCGGCAAAGAGGCAGGCGGAGACTCAAGGACAAATGTCCAGACGTTCATCGGTGAAGGAAAGACTTTATTCGATGCCTGGAGGAATCTTACCAGGGAAGCTCCCAGAAAAATGTACTTCACCCATGTCCAGGTGGTGGTGATCGGCGAAGAGTTGGCCCGGGAAGGAATAACCAGGCCTCTTGATCCGATGTTGAGGGATCATGAATTCCGCCAGGATTACTATCTATTGATTACATCTGAAAACCAGAGAGCTGAAACTGCCATGAACATTCTCACTTCACTTGAAGAGGTTCCGGCCCTCAAAATTACCGGAATGCTTGAGGCATCCAGTAAAAATAACGGAGTCGGCACGATATACACACTCGATGAAGTGGTCGGGGATCTGGTGTCGGACGGAAAAGAACTTGCTTTATCAGGTATATTGGTCGAAGGAGATCCAGAAGAGGGGGAAACGTTAAGCAGCCTTGAACAATCGAATCTTTCATCCAAGTTGCTTATCAATGAGCTTGGCATTTTTAAAGAAGACCGGCTGATTGGGTGGTTGGAGGCAGAGGATAGCAAGGCATACAACTATACGCAGGGCAACGTCAAAAGCACCTCCGAACAAATCAAATGCAATGACGAAGGGAAAGGAATCATTTCAATTGAAGTCCTCGAGAATAACACCAAGATCAAAACCGAAATCAAAGATAATGTCCCTGAGGCAGTCATCAATGTTGATATTAAGGGGAATGTCGCAAATGTCGAGTGCGAGAAGGATTTAACAGACAATAAGGAACTGGAAAAACTGGAGAAACAATTTGAAAAGCATACTAAAAAAATAATTGAACATCTGATTGAAATTGTCCAAACGAAGAAAAAGACAGATATCATCGGAATCGGAGAAGCTGTCCACAAATACAACCCCAAGTACTGGAAAAAAAACAAACAAAAGTGGGAAGAAATTTACCCTGAAACAAAGATAACAGTGAACGTAAATGCAAGCATCCAACATATCGGAGCCACCGGCAAGCCACCCGCAAGCGGAGGAGGGCAATAG